From the genome of Geminocystis herdmanii PCC 6308, one region includes:
- a CDS encoding tubulin-like doman-containing protein, with the protein MSLYVIGIGGTGAKCIEAIIQLASVGLIPSSQLRVLFVDADETNGNLQRSKDSLGIYQKCYQLLKGNHEECSWMTTNIKSYGVWSPFTNSNADRKLGSFFSYDTLKQTSPPLANLFDVLYTEDERNVSLEVGFRGRPAIGSSIMTQINLDRLNEEPWRSLITEIENNAGGGAEAKVLLCGSIFGGTGASGLPTIGRLIANKLEQDGVRDKVKIGCIFGLPYFNFPKGNNSEQVYASSDLFLLNTEAALRYYKEQAQQFDTKYLIGNQTMEKLGEFSVGKDTQVNRPHFVEFYAGLAARHFFCDNPANGVHVMSRNKAGILQWNDIPNTEEVKTKLVNAARFAFIWLADFQDQLQLGKNQGIKELNGLAWFDKFFQGMGMFGMKTRKELPDLGDTTQQEAIKTIDAWCEDFLRWIKDIHYCDNESIRLFKAKEYFPNPQNLKGEKLGNLFWDDARGKEIVDRDTSVTLKNSIGDLDLRNFSEPNQGVTGLAKAVYVTCKV; encoded by the coding sequence ATGAGTTTATATGTTATCGGCATTGGAGGCACAGGGGCAAAATGTATTGAAGCGATAATTCAATTAGCTTCTGTGGGTTTAATTCCTAGTAGTCAGTTACGAGTTTTGTTTGTTGATGCTGATGAAACTAACGGCAATTTACAACGATCGAAAGATAGCTTGGGTATCTATCAAAAATGTTACCAACTTTTAAAGGGAAACCATGAGGAATGTTCATGGATGACTACTAATATCAAATCTTATGGGGTATGGTCGCCTTTTACCAATAGTAACGCCGATCGAAAATTGGGATCGTTTTTCTCCTATGATACCCTCAAACAAACTTCTCCCCCCTTAGCTAATTTGTTCGATGTTCTCTATACCGAAGACGAGCGAAATGTTTCCTTAGAGGTGGGTTTTAGGGGTCGTCCTGCCATTGGATCGAGTATTATGACTCAAATCAACCTCGATCGACTTAACGAAGAACCTTGGCGAAGTTTGATTACTGAAATTGAAAATAATGCAGGAGGAGGAGCAGAGGCGAAAGTATTACTCTGTGGGTCAATCTTTGGCGGTACAGGCGCTTCGGGTTTACCCACCATCGGGCGCTTAATTGCCAATAAATTAGAGCAAGATGGGGTTAGAGATAAAGTCAAAATTGGTTGTATTTTTGGATTGCCTTACTTTAATTTCCCCAAAGGTAACAACAGCGAACAAGTGTATGCTAGTTCGGATTTATTTTTACTCAACACCGAAGCCGCGCTGAGATATTACAAAGAACAAGCCCAACAATTTGATACTAAATATTTGATTGGTAATCAAACCATGGAAAAATTGGGAGAGTTTAGCGTTGGTAAGGATACCCAAGTTAATCGCCCTCACTTTGTGGAATTTTATGCTGGTTTAGCGGCTCGTCATTTTTTCTGTGACAATCCTGCCAATGGTGTTCATGTTATGAGTCGTAATAAAGCAGGAATTTTACAATGGAATGATATACCTAATACGGAGGAGGTGAAAACTAAGTTAGTTAATGCCGCTCGTTTTGCCTTTATTTGGTTAGCGGATTTTCAAGATCAATTACAATTAGGTAAAAATCAAGGCATTAAAGAGTTAAATGGGTTGGCTTGGTTTGATAAATTCTTTCAAGGTATGGGGATGTTTGGCATGAAAACTCGGAAGGAATTACCAGATTTAGGAGATACAACTCAACAGGAAGCCATTAAAACCATCGATGCTTGGTGTGAGGACTTTTTGCGGTGGATAAAAGATATTCACTATTGTGATAATGAGAGTATTCGCCTATTTAAAGCTAAGGAATATTTTCCTAATCCCCAGAATTTGAAGGGGGAAAAATTAGGTAATTTATTCTGGGATGATGCCCGTGGTAAGGAAATTGTCGATCGAGATACTTCCGTAACTCTTAAAAATTCGATCGGCGATTTAGACTTGCGCAATTTTAGTGAGCCGAATCAAGGAGTCACGGGATTAGCCAAAGCCGTATATGTTACTTGTAAAGTGTAG
- the psb32 gene encoding photosystem II repair protein Psb32, whose amino-acid sequence MRKINAIILSLSLCLMLVFNLGINSANATGVYDLPVINAGEDVWIFDDAQAISKTTEASLTNELRDLAEKTGNELRIVVINRLDYDETIDSFTEELFTKWYPTEQEQQNQTLFVLDTLTNRTALVTGEQVTSVLNSEITESVLKETLTVPLKSLQYNQALIDMSDRVVAVLSGQEDPGAPQIKEVNIDGTFATAEETDDRSATIWMVVLLGLATLIPMVTYFWYVGFPGN is encoded by the coding sequence ATGAGAAAAATAAACGCTATCATTCTCAGTTTATCTCTTTGTTTAATGCTGGTTTTTAACTTAGGTATTAATAGTGCAAACGCTACAGGAGTTTACGATTTACCCGTGATTAATGCAGGAGAAGATGTCTGGATTTTTGATGATGCTCAAGCTATCAGTAAAACCACAGAAGCCTCTTTAACCAATGAATTGAGAGATTTAGCAGAGAAAACAGGCAATGAATTACGCATCGTAGTTATTAACCGTCTTGACTATGATGAAACGATCGACTCTTTCACGGAGGAACTTTTTACTAAATGGTATCCCACGGAACAAGAGCAACAAAATCAAACTTTATTCGTCTTAGATACTCTAACCAATCGTACCGCCCTTGTGACAGGAGAGCAAGTGACTTCTGTGTTAAATTCAGAAATTACTGAAAGCGTACTAAAAGAAACCCTTACCGTACCCTTGAAAAGTTTACAGTATAATCAGGCTTTAATAGATATGAGCGATCGAGTTGTAGCTGTTTTGTCAGGGCAAGAAGACCCCGGAGCGCCTCAAATCAAAGAGGTGAATATTGATGGTACTTTTGCCACTGCCGAAGAAACAGACGATCGAAGTGCTACAATCTGGATGGTTGTACTGTTAGGATTAGCCACTTTAATACCCATGGTGACATATTTTTGGTATGTAGGTTTTCCGGGTAATTAG
- a CDS encoding DUF6761 family protein: MLTDPFVIRYYQKLTDGMVDLWHRGSRYEELRIFMEGYLACLRLTSVIEGYQIHRLEEEAFRFLRDPSNFELAMPQMQREHDYY, from the coding sequence ATGCTAACAGATCCCTTTGTTATTCGATACTATCAAAAGTTAACCGATGGAATGGTGGATTTATGGCATAGAGGTAGTCGCTATGAGGAGTTGCGAATATTCATGGAAGGGTATCTTGCTTGTCTCCGTCTCACCAGCGTTATCGAAGGCTATCAAATCCATCGTTTAGAAGAAGAGGCTTTTCGTTTTCTACGAGACCCTTCTAATTTTGAACTAGCTATGCCCCAAATGCAACGAGAACATGATTACTATTAA
- a CDS encoding PD-(D/E)XK nuclease family protein: protein MTEAEIKNIIEQQLPTLIQNPSIRDLIMRTVSEYYAPKQETESKFDRILAELQRDREMAQLDREEQNRKWDENNRRLDEFIHQQNRKWDEQNRKWDENNRRLDELIHQQNLKWDEQNLKWEENKQQWHEQHELNKAMLAEIQKLSKKYDSTIGALGSRWGLYSEASFRNALKGILEESFGVQVLNVNEFDDEGEVFGRPDQVEIDVIIKNGLLILCEIKSSIDKAGMYIFDRKVAFYEKRHQRKANRKMVICPMVDDRAKPVATNLGIELYSYADSVELN from the coding sequence ATGACAGAAGCTGAAATTAAAAACATTATTGAACAACAGTTACCTACATTAATTCAAAATCCATCAATTCGAGACTTGATTATGCGTACCGTATCAGAATATTACGCACCAAAACAAGAAACTGAAAGTAAGTTTGACAGAATTTTAGCAGAATTACAGCGCGATCGTGAAATGGCACAGCTCGATCGAGAAGAACAAAATCGTAAATGGGATGAAAATAATCGCCGTTTAGATGAGTTTATCCACCAACAAAATCGTAAATGGGATGAACAAAATCGCAAATGGGATGAAAACAATCGCCGTTTAGATGAGCTTATCCATCAACAAAATCTTAAATGGGATGAACAAAATCTCAAGTGGGAAGAAAATAAACAGCAATGGCATGAACAACATGAACTAAATAAAGCGATGTTAGCAGAAATCCAAAAACTTAGTAAAAAATATGATAGCACCATCGGGGCTTTGGGGTCACGATGGGGCTTATATTCTGAAGCTAGTTTCCGTAATGCCCTTAAAGGTATCCTAGAAGAATCCTTCGGTGTGCAAGTCTTAAATGTCAATGAATTTGACGATGAAGGAGAAGTGTTTGGCAGACCCGATCAAGTGGAAATTGATGTTATCATCAAAAATGGTTTACTGATTCTCTGTGAAATCAAATCCTCTATTGACAAAGCAGGAATGTATATATTCGATCGAAAAGTAGCTTTTTATGAAAAACGTCATCAACGTAAAGCCAATCGTAAAATGGTCATTTGTCCTATGGTGGACGATCGTGCTAAACCCGTAGCGACAAATTTAGGTATTGAACTTTATAGCTATGCTGACAGCGTAGAATTAAATTAA
- the rfbB gene encoding dTDP-glucose 4,6-dehydratase has protein sequence MYKNILVTGGAGFIGSNFVNYWAQNHPQDKIIVLDALTYAGNRHNLANLENNPNFSFIHGDICDRTLVDNILEKENITTIAHFAAESHVDRSILTPSAFIQTNVIGTFTLLESFRHHWAKQNQPQEYRFLHVSTDEVYGSLDIDDPAFTENTPYAPNSPYSASKAGSDHLARAYYHTYNLPTIITNCSNNYGAYHFPEKLIPLMVINILLGKPLPVYGDGQNIRDWLYVKDHCSALDAVLHRGKTGETYNIGGNNEVKNIDLVKLICQIMDEIAPDLPVKPSSQLITFVKDRLGHDRRYAINSTKLKTELNWQPSINIETGLRETLQWYVNNPQWWQPLLSADYQNYYQQVYKK, from the coding sequence ATGTACAAAAATATTTTAGTGACGGGTGGTGCGGGATTTATCGGTTCAAATTTTGTCAATTATTGGGCGCAAAATCATCCTCAAGATAAAATTATCGTCTTAGATGCCCTCACCTATGCTGGAAATCGTCACAACCTAGCTAACTTAGAAAATAATCCTAATTTTTCTTTTATTCATGGGGATATTTGCGATCGAACCCTTGTAGATAATATCTTAGAAAAAGAGAATATCACCACTATTGCCCATTTTGCCGCCGAATCCCATGTCGATCGATCGATTTTAACACCTTCTGCTTTTATTCAAACGAACGTCATCGGCACATTTACCCTGTTAGAGAGTTTTCGTCATCATTGGGCGAAACAAAACCAACCCCAAGAATATCGTTTTCTCCATGTTTCCACCGATGAAGTTTATGGTAGTTTAGACATAGATGATCCCGCCTTTACCGAAAATACACCCTATGCACCCAATAGCCCTTATTCAGCATCAAAAGCAGGAAGTGATCATCTAGCCAGAGCTTATTATCACACCTATAATCTTCCCACAATTATCACTAATTGCTCCAACAATTATGGTGCGTATCATTTTCCTGAAAAACTTATCCCCTTAATGGTGATTAACATTTTATTAGGAAAACCCTTACCCGTTTATGGTGATGGGCAAAATATCAGAGATTGGTTATACGTTAAAGATCATTGTAGTGCCTTAGATGCGGTTTTACATCGAGGAAAAACAGGAGAAACCTATAATATTGGAGGGAATAACGAAGTAAAAAATATTGACTTAGTGAAGTTAATCTGTCAAATTATGGACGAAATTGCTCCTGATTTACCCGTCAAACCATCATCTCAACTTATCACTTTTGTTAAAGACAGATTAGGGCACGATCGAAGATATGCTATTAATAGTACTAAACTAAAAACAGAACTTAATTGGCAACCATCAATAAATATAGAAACAGGATTAAGAGAAACCTTGCAATGGTATGTTAACAACCCTCAATGGTGGCAACCCTTACTATCCGCCGACTATCAAAACTACTATCAACAAGTGTATAAAAAATAA
- a CDS encoding nitrate reductase associated protein: protein MKQFFEFEADFVASLRCIPMIVRFKLDTCGVKLKLHHWHNFKQLEKEILVNKPCETTAQITEYRQYLRDLVYDKTGEYPKDLDIDQQPLWFKIDSIPVDIQKKVKEFDFELKLYQWQNLQPLQRFALIKLSRPSHENNNFIPALKEFNLL, encoded by the coding sequence ATGAAACAATTTTTTGAATTTGAAGCCGATTTTGTTGCATCATTACGTTGTATTCCCATGATAGTTAGATTTAAACTAGATACTTGTGGCGTTAAATTAAAACTTCATCACTGGCATAATTTTAAGCAATTAGAAAAAGAAATCTTAGTTAACAAACCCTGTGAAACTACCGCACAAATTACAGAATATCGTCAATATTTACGGGATTTAGTCTATGATAAAACGGGAGAATATCCTAAAGATTTAGATATAGATCAACAACCATTATGGTTTAAAATAGACTCAATACCTGTTGATATACAGAAAAAAGTTAAAGAATTTGATTTTGAGTTAAAGTTATATCAATGGCAAAATTTACAGCCTTTACAAAGATTTGCTTTAATAAAATTAAGTCGCCCTAGTCATGAAAATAATAATTTTATTCCTGCTTTAAAAGAATTTAATTTACTATAG
- a CDS encoding AbrB family transcriptional regulator: MATKKQQPLTGKELLKTVKKLGNVSREVKAIECGYYTLTDNGQKRVSMVKFLNALIEAEGINLDNETAIDSKKRGRSANFRINVQSNGNLSIGKAYTDKMGLKPGDEFEVVLGRKNIHLRQLTD; encoded by the coding sequence ATGGCAACAAAAAAACAACAACCCCTGACAGGAAAAGAGTTACTTAAAACTGTGAAAAAATTAGGTAATGTATCACGGGAAGTAAAAGCGATCGAATGTGGTTATTATACTTTGACAGATAATGGTCAAAAAAGAGTTAGCATGGTTAAATTTCTTAATGCTTTAATTGAAGCGGAAGGAATCAATCTTGATAACGAAACCGCTATTGATAGTAAAAAAAGAGGCAGAAGTGCTAATTTCCGCATCAATGTACAATCTAATGGTAATCTCTCCATCGGCAAAGCCTATACTGATAAAATGGGTTTAAAACCGGGGGATGAATTTGAGGTTGTTTTAGGCAGAAAAAATATCCATCTTCGACAACTCACTGACTAA
- a CDS encoding cobalt-precorrin-6A reductase, whose translation MIWLIGGTSDSVSIAHLLIKHQLNFIITVTTNTATQLYQSISSQCQIFVGKLSPSEIPQFLTKHHISLVIDASHPFAVNISHTVIKHCQELSLPYLRYERPNITQSTSLSSISSLESLLKENSPLHHKRVLLTIGAKFLHLFRNYHPKATLYARILPYPESINLAYEANFSCDRIIALRPPISPELEKALWQMWNIDIVVTKAGGKPGGEDIKQKISQELNIPLIVIERPKIDYPLVINNIEEVNTFLASLLDLSKN comes from the coding sequence ATGATTTGGCTTATTGGAGGAACTTCTGACAGTGTTTCGATCGCACACTTACTCATCAAACATCAGTTAAATTTTATCATAACTGTTACCACGAACACCGCAACGCAACTTTATCAATCCATTTCTTCTCAATGTCAAATTTTTGTCGGTAAACTTTCACCATCAGAAATACCTCAATTCCTCACAAAACATCATATTTCCCTTGTTATCGATGCCTCTCATCCTTTTGCTGTCAATATCTCGCACACAGTAATTAAACACTGTCAAGAATTATCATTACCCTATTTACGATATGAGCGCCCGAATATAACACAATCCACCTCCCTTTCCTCTATTTCCTCTTTGGAATCCCTCCTTAAAGAAAACTCTCCTCTCCACCATAAAAGAGTATTATTAACCATTGGAGCTAAATTTTTACATCTATTCCGCAATTATCATCCTAAGGCTACCCTTTACGCCCGAATCCTACCCTATCCAGAGTCTATTAACCTAGCCTATGAAGCTAATTTTTCCTGCGATCGAATTATAGCACTTCGTCCCCCCATTTCTCCCGAATTAGAAAAAGCCCTATGGCAAATGTGGAATATTGACATCGTTGTTACCAAAGCAGGAGGAAAACCCGGAGGAGAAGACATCAAACAGAAAATTTCCCAAGAATTAAATATTCCCCTTATCGTCATTGAAAGACCAAAAATAGACTATCCTTTGGTTATAAATAATATAGAAGAAGTTAATACTTTTCTTGCATCCTTATTAGATTTATCCAAAAATTAA
- a CDS encoding tellurite resistance TerB family protein: MTTQNQTKLLVKILVGTAWIDGIIQPEERKYLQKVVGENNLSDDAEIKSLLSEIKPVNPPQCYEWLEEYLGNNPTIKDYEKLFENISALIYSDGDVDMQEAKLLNHLENLDPNTLTKKSMLDQILNSVKQLYQKAIANN; this comes from the coding sequence ATGACAACTCAAAATCAAACTAAATTATTGGTAAAAATTTTAGTAGGTACAGCATGGATTGATGGTATTATTCAACCTGAAGAAAGAAAATATTTACAAAAAGTCGTAGGGGAAAATAACCTTAGTGATGACGCTGAAATTAAGTCTTTGCTATCGGAAATCAAGCCTGTTAATCCGCCTCAATGTTATGAATGGTTAGAGGAATATTTAGGCAACAATCCCACTATCAAAGATTATGAAAAATTATTTGAAAATATTAGTGCGTTAATTTATAGTGATGGTGATGTGGATATGCAAGAGGCGAAACTATTAAATCATTTAGAAAATTTAGACCCTAATACTTTAACTAAAAAATCAATGCTTGATCAAATTTTAAATTCAGTTAAGCAATTATATCAAAAAGCGATCGCAAACAATTAG
- a CDS encoding 16S rRNA (cytosine(967)-C(5))-methyltransferase, protein MNNSRQLAFQALQNIYQQKAYTDIALERVLSNSSISAFDRHLVSELVYGIVRRKRTLDSLINQLATKKASQQPLNLRIILQIGLYQLRYLDKIPESAAVNTSVDLAKNNGLSKLSGVINGILRSYLRLSEKEDPLILPDDFIPRLGVKYSFPDWLVALFIEQFNVKQTRKLLEWYNQIPSIDLRVNTLKISRENLQEILLNNGIETSFLPHLPQGLRLTKSAGNITQLDCFKEGLFTIQDGSAQLVAHFLNPQPHETIIDACAAPGGKTTHIAELMGDTGNIIGFDRSLSRLKKVTENVERLQLKSIQVEEADSSELTTWENKADRVLVDVPCSGLGTLHKNPDIRWRKKPEEIKPLTELQLKMLENSAKWVKNGGVLVYSTCTLNKSENEDIINQFLAKNPSWQLADKNNDSMSNFSIPSKGIVKIFPPIDDMDGFFMAKLIKGN, encoded by the coding sequence ATGAATAATTCCCGTCAATTGGCTTTTCAGGCTTTACAAAATATCTATCAACAAAAGGCTTATACTGATATTGCTTTGGAAAGAGTTTTGAGTAATTCTTCTATTTCTGCTTTCGATCGACATCTAGTGTCAGAATTGGTGTATGGTATCGTCAGGCGTAAACGTACTTTAGATAGTCTGATTAATCAATTAGCTACAAAAAAGGCATCTCAACAACCTTTAAACCTGCGTATAATTTTACAAATAGGGTTATATCAATTACGGTATCTGGATAAAATTCCTGAGTCGGCGGCGGTGAATACTAGCGTTGATTTAGCTAAAAATAATGGGTTGTCGAAATTATCAGGGGTGATAAATGGTATCCTTCGATCGTACCTTAGATTATCAGAAAAAGAAGACCCTTTAATTTTACCTGATGATTTTATTCCCCGTTTAGGGGTGAAATATAGTTTTCCCGATTGGTTAGTTGCTCTTTTTATCGAACAATTTAATGTGAAACAAACGAGAAAGTTATTAGAATGGTATAACCAAATTCCTAGTATTGATTTAAGAGTTAATACCTTAAAAATTTCGAGGGAAAACTTACAGGAAATATTATTAAATAATGGTATAGAAACCAGTTTTTTACCTCATCTTCCGCAAGGTTTAAGACTGACAAAATCCGCAGGAAATATCACTCAATTAGACTGTTTTAAAGAGGGTTTATTTACAATTCAAGATGGTAGTGCGCAACTTGTCGCCCATTTTCTTAATCCTCAACCCCATGAAACTATTATCGATGCTTGTGCCGCACCGGGGGGGAAAACTACTCATATAGCGGAGTTAATGGGGGATACTGGTAATATTATAGGGTTCGATCGATCTCTTTCAAGATTAAAAAAAGTTACGGAGAATGTAGAAAGATTACAACTAAAATCTATCCAAGTGGAAGAAGCAGATAGTAGCGAGTTGACGACATGGGAAAATAAAGCAGATAGAGTATTAGTGGATGTACCCTGTTCAGGGTTAGGTACATTACATAAAAATCCTGATATTCGTTGGCGCAAAAAACCAGAGGAGATAAAACCTTTAACAGAATTACAGCTTAAAATGCTGGAAAATTCGGCAAAATGGGTTAAAAATGGCGGTGTATTAGTTTATTCTACTTGTACTTTAAATAAAAGTGAAAATGAGGATATTATTAATCAGTTTTTAGCAAAAAATCCCTCATGGCAATTAGCCGACAAAAATAATGATTCAATGTCGAATTTTTCGATACCATCAAAGGGGATAGTAAAAATATTTCCACCGATAGATGATATGGATGGTTTTTTCATGGCTAAATTAATTAAAGGAAACTAA
- a CDS encoding Npun_F5749 family FMN-dependent PPOX-type flavoprotein, which translates to MSKNIAPWRTYLQKALHKNRSNLFSRYFALATVTKTGYPANRMVVFRGFLDNSNKLEIITDIRSQKIEDLSHNSYGEICWYFAKTREQFRITGKIEIITAHDDNQELLKERQKIWQKLSLAGKEQFYWENPRELSIENSEIPTVDIDEEKPIENFCLLLLNPEIVDHLELKGNPQNRHIYEMDNEEKWHMKKVNP; encoded by the coding sequence ATGTCAAAAAATATTGCACCTTGGAGAACTTATTTACAAAAAGCACTACACAAAAATCGTTCCAACCTATTCAGTCGTTATTTTGCTTTAGCTACCGTCACAAAAACAGGTTATCCTGCCAATAGAATGGTAGTTTTTAGAGGCTTTTTAGATAATAGTAATAAACTAGAAATAATTACAGATATTCGCAGTCAAAAAATAGAAGATTTAAGTCATAATTCCTACGGTGAAATTTGTTGGTATTTTGCCAAAACAAGAGAACAATTTAGAATAACAGGAAAAATAGAAATAATCACCGCCCATGACGATAATCAAGAGTTGCTAAAAGAACGTCAAAAAATATGGCAAAAACTAAGTTTAGCAGGAAAAGAACAATTTTATTGGGAAAATCCTAGAGAATTATCGATCGAAAATAGTGAGATTCCTACGGTAGATATTGATGAGGAAAAACCGATAGAAAATTTTTGCTTATTATTATTAAATCCTGAAATTGTGGATCATTTAGAATTAAAAGGCAATCCACAAAATCGTCATATTTACGAGATGGATAATGAGGAAAAATGGCACATGAAAAAAGTTAATCCTTAG
- the glnA gene encoding type I glutamate--ammonia ligase, protein MPSTPQEVLKMIQDQKIKIIDLKFIDTPGIWQHCSFYYDQIDENSFIEGVAFDGSSIRGWKAINDSDMCMVPDPNTAWIDPFYAEPTLSMICRIKEPRTGEWYSRDPRSIAAKAVEYLASSGIGDTVYIGPEAEFFIFDDVRFDQTENKGYYYVDSVEGRWNSGRVEEGGNLGYKPGYKQGYFPVAPTDTTQDIRTEMLLTMAECGVPIEKHHHEVATGGQNELGIKFSTLVEAADYLMTYKYVIKNVAKKYGKTVTFMPKPLFNDNGSGMHTHQSIWNNGVPLFAGDKYAGLSQMALWYIGGIIRHAPALLALTNPTTNSYKRLVPGFEAPVNLAYSQGNRSASIRIPLSGSNPKAKRIEFRCPDATSNPYLAFAAMLCAGIDGIKNQIDPGEPFDVDIYDLSPEELSKIPSTPGSLEAALEALEKDHGFLTDCGVFTTDFIENWIEYKLDNEVNPMRLRPHPYEFSLYYDC, encoded by the coding sequence ATGCCTAGTACCCCCCAAGAAGTCTTGAAAATGATTCAAGATCAAAAAATTAAAATTATTGACCTAAAATTTATTGATACTCCCGGTATATGGCAACATTGTTCATTTTATTATGATCAAATCGATGAAAACTCTTTCATTGAAGGTGTAGCTTTTGATGGTTCAAGTATTCGTGGTTGGAAAGCCATTAATGACTCAGATATGTGTATGGTACCCGATCCTAACACCGCATGGATCGATCCTTTCTATGCTGAACCTACTTTGAGTATGATTTGTCGTATCAAAGAACCTCGTACGGGTGAATGGTATTCGAGAGACCCTCGTAGTATTGCGGCTAAAGCTGTAGAATATTTAGCCTCTAGTGGTATCGGTGACACTGTTTATATTGGACCCGAAGCCGAATTTTTCATCTTTGATGATGTTCGTTTTGATCAAACTGAAAACAAAGGTTACTACTATGTGGACAGTGTGGAAGGACGTTGGAACTCTGGTAGAGTAGAAGAAGGTGGAAACTTAGGTTATAAACCGGGTTACAAGCAAGGTTATTTCCCCGTTGCACCTACGGATACAACCCAAGATATTCGTACAGAAATGCTCTTAACTATGGCAGAATGTGGAGTACCCATCGAAAAACATCACCATGAAGTGGCAACGGGTGGACAAAATGAATTAGGTATTAAATTTTCTACCCTCGTGGAAGCGGCAGACTATTTAATGACTTATAAATATGTCATCAAAAACGTAGCGAAAAAATACGGCAAAACTGTGACTTTTATGCCTAAACCTTTATTTAATGATAATGGTTCTGGTATGCACACTCACCAATCTATCTGGAATAACGGTGTACCTTTATTCGCTGGTGACAAATACGCTGGTTTAAGTCAAATGGCTTTATGGTATATTGGTGGTATCATCAGACACGCTCCTGCTCTTTTAGCATTAACTAATCCTACCACTAACTCCTACAAACGCTTAGTTCCGGGTTTTGAAGCTCCTGTAAACTTAGCTTACTCTCAAGGAAATCGATCGGCTTCTATCCGTATTCCTTTATCGGGTAGTAACCCCAAAGCGAAACGTATTGAGTTCCGTTGTCCTGATGCTACAAGCAATCCTTACTTAGCATTTGCCGCCATGTTATGTGCTGGTATCGATGGTATTAAGAATCAAATCGATCCGGGTGAGCCTTTTGACGTGGACATTTACGACTTATCTCCTGAAGAATTAAGCAAAATTCCTTCCACTCCCGGCTCATTAGAAGCGGCTTTAGAAGCCTTAGAAAAAGATCATGGTTTCTTAACGGATTGTGGTGTATTTACTACAGACTTTATCGAAAACTGGATTGAGTATAAGCTAGATAACGAGGTTAACCCTATGCGTCTTCGTCCTCATCCTTACGAGTTTTCTTTATACTACGATTGTTAA